In Planctomycetota bacterium, the DNA window CCGGCGATTTCCAAGGGCCTCGAGGATCGCGACGCCAAGATCCTCGAGGGCCTGGAGGCCTCCAAGCGGGCCCTGGCCGAGGCCGAGGCCATGCGGGAGCGCTACGAGGGCCAGCTCTCCGAGGCCCGGGCCGAGGCCCAGCGCATCCTCGCCGAGACCAAGGCCCGCCAGCAGGAGTTCGCCGCCGACCTCAAGACCAAGGCCGACGCCGAGCTCAACAGGATGCGCGAGCGGGCCCAACGCGATATCGACGCCGCCCGCCGCGTCGCCGTCAACGAGCTCTACGCCGAGTTCGCCCGGCTGAGCACCATCATGGCCAGCCGCATCCTGGAGCGCGAGGTCAACGAGCAGGACCAGGCCCGCCTCGTCGAGCAGGTCCTCAGCGAGTTCGAGGCCGGTCGCCAGGCCGCCAACAACTAGCCGCGCTCGGCTGCCCCGGAGGCCCACGCATGCCCCTGCTCGAGACACCACCCGACGCGCTGGCCGAGACCTACGCCACCAGCCTCTTCGAATTCTGCAAGGACAAGGGCGGCATCGACGCCGTCGAGGAGACCCTCGACGAGCTGCTCGGCGTGCTCAACACCGCGCGCGACGACGCCCAGTTCAGCGAGTTCCTCGCATCCCGCGTGCTGGCGACTAGCGCCCGCAAGGCCTCGCTCTCGTCCATCCTCGCAGGCCGCATCTCCGAACGCACGCTCCACTTCCTGCTGCTGCTCAACGACAAGGAGCGGCTCTCGCACCTGCCGGCAATCGCCGCCTCCTTCCAGGCCATGGCCCAGCAGGCCCTCGGCCGCCTCGACGTCGACGTCCACACCGCCTCGCCCATCAGCGAGGCCGACCTCGACGCCATCCGCGAGCGGCTCGCCAGCGCCCTGGGCAAGGACGTCGTTGCCCACCACCGGGCCGACCCCGGCATGATCGGCGGGCTCAAGCTCCGCTTCGGCGACCAGCTCGTCGACGGCTCCATCGCCGGCCGCCTCCGCCGCCTCCGAGACCAGCTCGCCGCCGACGGCGCCACCCGCGTCCGCACCCGCGTGGCCGAGATCATCGACGCCGACACCTCCGCCCTCGACGACGCCGCCGGGGACTGACCCATGGCCACCAGCACGATCGCGAGCATTGATCCCGCCGGCATGCGGGCCCTCGTCCGCGTGGACTTCAACGTCCCCATCAAGGACGGCACGATCCGCGACGATCGCCGCATCCGCGCCGCCCTGCCCACCATCCAGAGCATCCTCGACCGCGGCGGGTCGGTCGTGCTCATGAGCCACCTGGGCCGCCCGAAGGGCGAGGGCCTCCAGCCCGATCTCTCCCTCGCCCCGGTCGCCGAGCGATTGGGAGAACTGCTAGACGCCCACGTCGAATTCCCGTCCGATGACTGCATCGACGACGAGGCCGCCGCCGCGGCGCAGACGCTCGAGCCCGGCGGCGTGCTGCTGCTCGAGAACCTCCGCTTCCACACCGCCGAGAAGACCGGCGACGCCGCCTTCGCCGCCACGCTCGCTGGCTACGGCGACTTCTACGTCAACGACGCCTTCGGCACCTGCCACCGCGCCGACGCGTCGATGGTGGCCGTCCCCCGCGCGATGGAGGGCAAGCCCCGCGTCGCGGGCCTCCTGGTCGAGAAGGAACTGCGGTTCCTGCGGGCCGCACTCGACGACCCACCCCGCGCCTTCATCGTCGTGCTCGGCGGCGCCAAGGTCTCCACCAAGATCGCCGCGATCGAGAACCTGCTGCCCAAGTGCGACGCGATGCTCATCGGCGGCGCGATGGCGTACACCTTCCTCCGAGCGCGCGGCGAGCCCGTAGGCAGCAGCCTCGTCGAGGACGAGCACGTCGAGACCGCCCGCCGCGCACTCCAGGCCGCCGAGGACCGGGGCGTGCCGCTCCAGCTGCCGTCGGACCACATCGTGTCGAAGGCCTTCGAGGCCGGGGCCGAGACCTGGACCACCAGCGAGATCCCCGATGGCGCGGTGGGGATCGATATCGGACCCCAGACCGCGGGCGCCTACGCCGCCGAGATCTCGACGGCCCGCACCGTGCTCTGGAACGGCCCGATGGGCGTCTTCGAGTGGCCCGGCGCCGACGGCGGCTCGCGGGCCGTCGCCGAGGCAATGGCATCGGCCACCAAGGCCGGCGCCACCACGATCGCCGGAGGCGGGGATTCGGCCGCCGCGCTCGATGCCTTCGGCCTGGTGACCGATATCACCCATGTGTCCACCGGCGGCGGAGCCTCGGTCGAGATGCTCGAGGGCAAGCGGTTCGAGGCCATCGAACTGCTCGACCAGGCGGGATAGCCCGTGCGGGCGATTCGTGCCCGCGCCGAAGTAGGAATGCGGGAGGCACGCCATGCCCAGCTACGACCTGTGCGTCATCGGGAGCGGACCGGCCGGCCAGCGTGCGGCGATCCAGGCCGCCAAGCTCGGCAAGCGGGTCTGCGTCGTCGAACGCCGCCAGGAGGTCGGCGGCGTCGCCGTCAACACCGGCACCATCCCCTCCAAGGCGCTCCGCGAGGCCATCCTCGGCATGGCCGGCACGCAGTCCGTCGTGCCCCGCGAGAGCGACTTCCTCGCCGCCCGCAGCAAGACGTTCTCCGCCTTGCTCGAGACCGCCAACGTCGTTGTCCGCCACGAGGTCAAGAAGGTCGCGGGCCACTTCGCCTCCAACGGCATCGATGCCATCTATGGCACGGGCCACTTCCAGGACGCCAACACGATCCGCATCGACGGCCACTCCAACATCTCGGAGATCACCGCCGACAACGTCCTCATCGCCGTCGGCGCCAGCCCGGC includes these proteins:
- the atpH gene encoding ATP synthase F1 subunit delta — encoded protein: MPLLETPPDALAETYATSLFEFCKDKGGIDAVEETLDELLGVLNTARDDAQFSEFLASRVLATSARKASLSSILAGRISERTLHFLLLLNDKERLSHLPAIAASFQAMAQQALGRLDVDVHTASPISEADLDAIRERLASALGKDVVAHHRADPGMIGGLKLRFGDQLVDGSIAGRLRRLRDQLAADGATRVRTRVAEIIDADTSALDDAAGD
- the atpF gene encoding F0F1 ATP synthase subunit B encodes the protein MPRPGTMSLGAIPWASAAAVAVPLALPAIALAAEDGEKGTVIPGIKQGVPMMIAALLTFGVVFFLLSKYAWPAISKGLEDRDAKILEGLEASKRALAEAEAMRERYEGQLSEARAEAQRILAETKARQQEFAADLKTKADAELNRMRERAQRDIDAARRVAVNELYAEFARLSTIMASRILEREVNEQDQARLVEQVLSEFEAGRQAANN
- a CDS encoding phosphoglycerate kinase; protein product: MATSTIASIDPAGMRALVRVDFNVPIKDGTIRDDRRIRAALPTIQSILDRGGSVVLMSHLGRPKGEGLQPDLSLAPVAERLGELLDAHVEFPSDDCIDDEAAAAAQTLEPGGVLLLENLRFHTAEKTGDAAFAATLAGYGDFYVNDAFGTCHRADASMVAVPRAMEGKPRVAGLLVEKELRFLRAALDDPPRAFIVVLGGAKVSTKIAAIENLLPKCDAMLIGGAMAYTFLRARGEPVGSSLVEDEHVETARRALQAAEDRGVPLQLPSDHIVSKAFEAGAETWTTSEIPDGAVGIDIGPQTAGAYAAEISTARTVLWNGPMGVFEWPGADGGSRAVAEAMASATKAGATTIAGGGDSAAALDAFGLVTDITHVSTGGGASVEMLEGKRFEAIELLDQAG